From the genome of Eucalyptus grandis isolate ANBG69807.140 chromosome 2, ASM1654582v1, whole genome shotgun sequence, one region includes:
- the LOC104431284 gene encoding pleiotropic drug resistance protein 3 isoform X1 — translation MAELVGMESDGIESSRKELSELGRSFRSSFQLHASSLRSTSSVSASKDDINDEYDLQWAVIERLPTVERLRSSLFDKENNGRAFDDKGKKVVDVTKLGALEHHFLVEKLIKHITDDNLNLLRKIRNRTEKVGVVLPTIEVRYLNLCIQADCEIVQGKPLPTLWNSLKSMLRGIPAMPGSELHKAKISIIKDVSGIIKPGRMTLLLGPPGCGKTSFLKALSGIQSKSLEVTGTISYNGHKLDEFIPQKTSAYIGQNDLHIPEMTVRETLDFSARCQGVGSREDIMMEISRREKEAGIVPDPDIDTYMKAIALKGLKRTLQTDYILKILGLDICADTLVGDPMRRGISGGQKKRLTTAEMIVSPNKALFMDEITNGLDSSTAFQIVSCLQQLAHLTDATILVSLLQPAPETFNLFDDLILMAEGKIVYQGPRDQALKFFEDCGFRCPERKGVADFLQEVTSRKDQAQYWQHPELPYGYISVDMFWNKFKESNCGMKLDQELSDAFDRSKSHKNALSFNVYSLSRWELLGACMTRELLLMRRNSFIYVFKLVQLIFIASITMTVFLRSQMVIDVFHANYYMGSLFYALVILLMDGIPELVMTVLRLAAFYKQKELYFYPAWAYAIPASILKLPLSLLESVVWTSLTYYVIGYTPEIGRFFRQLILLFSVHSCSISMFRFLASIFQTVIDSTTAGSFAILMSLLFGGFIIPKSSMPVWLKWGFWVSPLSYGEIGLSVNEFNAPRWKKILSGNTTIGHATLQSRGLNFNGYLFWISVGALLGFTLLFNIGFTLALSFLKPPGSSRAIISREKYLHSCETEDSHACIKHEEPKKVSTGPVQSKKGRVLKSPFRNYSHTIIRFNVPLIIIKIGFFTAQTGRMVLPFTPLTLVFKDVNYYIDTPAEMRERGFAQKRLQLLSDITGAFRPGVLTALMGVSGAGKTTLMDALCGRKTTGYIEGEIKVGGYPKIQETFARIFGYCEQMDIHSPQITVKESVIFSAWLRLDPQIDSKHKTEFVNEVLETIELDEIKDLLVGVPGVSGLSTEQRKRLTIAVELVANPSIIFMDEPTTGLDARAAAIVMRAVKNVADTGRTIVCTIHQPSIDIFESFDELVLLKTGGQLIYSGPLGHNSTKIIEYFEGIPGVPKIKSNYNPATWMLEVTSTSAEAELGIDFALMYRDSAIFQTIKELVKQLSNPPIGTIDLHFSSRFSQNWWGQFKSCLWKQYLSYWRSPAYNLRRTFSTFAASFFFGVLFWNQGKELNNEQNVFNIFGSMYAAVIFLGISNCTSVQPYVAMERTVLYRERFAGMYSSWAFSLAQVVVEIPYNVVQVISFVFITYPMIGYFGSADKIFWYSYVMFCSLLSFNYLGMLLVSLTPNLMVAATLQSAFSTNFSLFAGFLIPKPKIPKWWIWVYYVCPTSWALNGMLTSQYGDIYKEITAFGETKTVAAFLKDYFGFHHDELYVVAIVLAAFPFVLATLFACCVGHFNFQRR, via the exons ATGGCTGAGCTAGTTGGGATGGAATCCGATGGAATAGAGTCAAGTAGAAAGGAGTTATCAGAGCTAGGAAGAAGTTTTAGATCATCATTTCAACTTCATGCTTCGAGTCTTCGAAGCACTTCATCTGTGAGCGCATCGAAAGATGATattaatgatgaatatgatctacAATGGGCTGTTATTGAGAGGTTGCCAACTGTTGAGCGGTTGAGGTCCTCACTGTTTGATAAGGAAAACAATGGAAGGGCGTTTGATGATAAAGGAAAGAAGGTGGTTGACGTTACCAAGCTTGGTGCACTAGAACATCATTTTTTGGTGGAGAAGCTCATCAAGCATATCACGGATGACAACCTTAATTTGTTGCGCAAGATCAGAAACAGAACAGAAAA GGTTGGTGTTGTATTGCCCACCATAGAAGTCAGATATCTGAATTTATGTATTCAAGCAGATTGTGAGATAGTTCAAGGAAAGCCCCTGCCCACTCTCTGGAATTCTCTGAAAAGCATGCTCCGT GGTATTCCTGCAATGCCAGGATCAGAGTTACATAAGGCCAAAATAAGCATCATCAAGGATGTCAGTGGAATTATAAAGCCTGGAAG AATGACTCTATTGCTTGGACCTCCTGGATGTGGGAAAACTTCCTTTCTAAAGGCTCTTTCAGGGATTCAAAGCAAATCACTCGAG GTCACCGGAACAATTTCATATAATGGCCACAAGCTTGATGAGTTCATCCCCCAGAAAACATCTGCTTACATTGGCCAAAATGATCTGCATATTCCAGAAATGACTGTGAGGGAAACACTGGACTTCTCTGCCCGTTGTCAAGGTGTTGGAAGCAGAGAAG ATATCATGATGGAGATCAGCAGAAGGGAGAAGGAGGCAGGAATCGTTCCAGATCCTGATATAGATACTTACATGAAG GCAATTGCGCTCAAAGGACTTAAAAGAACCCTCCAGACAGACTACATTTTGAAA ATCCTAGGGCTGGATATCTGCGCAGACACATTGGTTGGAGATCCCATGAGAAGAGGCATATCAGGTGGTCAAAAGAAGAGATTGACTACAG CGGAGATGATTGTCAGCCCAAATAAAGCTCTGTTCATGGACGAAATAACAAATGGATTGGACAGTTCGACGGCCTTTCAGATTGTTTCTTGTCTTCAGCAACTAGCACATTTAACTGATGCCACTATACTGGTTTCACTTCTTCAGCCTGCGCCAGAAACATTTAATCTTTTTGATGACCTTATTCTGATGGCtgaagggaaaattgtctaCCAAGGCCCCCGTGACCAAGCTTTGAAGTTTTTTGAGGATTGTGGATTCAGGTGTCCCGAAAGAAAAGGGGTTGCTGATTTCCTCCAAGAG GTTACATCTAGAAAAGACCAAGCACAGTATTGGCAGCATCCTGAGCTACCGTACGGTTATATATCAGTAGATATGTTCTGGAACAAGTTCAAGGAATCTAACTGTGGGATGAAGCTAGATCAGGAGCTTTCAGACGCATTTGATAGGTCCAAAAGCCACAAAAACGCTCTTTCTTTTAACGTATACTCTCTCTCCCGATGGGAACTTCTTGGAGCATGTATGACAAGGGAACTTCTTCTCATGAGGAGAAATTCGTTTATCTATGTTTTCAAATTAGTACAG CTTATTTTCATTGCATCTATCACGATGACTGTATTCTTGCGGTCTCAGATGGTAATAGATGTTTTTCATGCCAACTACTACATGGGCTCTCTGTTTTACGCGCTAGTCATACTCCTCATGGATGGAATACCGGAATTGGTAATGACCGTTTTGAGGCTTGCAGCCTTCtataaacaaaaggagctgtACTTTTACCCTGCTTGGGCTTATGCAATTCCAGCATCTATACTGAAACTTCCTCTTTCACTGCTGGAATCTGTGGTTTGGACATCTCTTACATATTATGTGATTGGATACACTCCTGAGATAGGCAG GTTCTTCCGCCAACTAATACTGTTGTTCTCTGTGCACTCCTGCTCAATATCCATGTTCCGTTTTCTAGCCTCAATCTTTCAAACCGTGATTGATTCCACCACAGCTGGTAGTTTTGCAATTCTGATGTCGTTACTATTTGGCGGTTTCATCATCCCAAAAT CCTCTATGCCTGTTTGGTTGAAGTGGGGTTTCTGGGTCTCTCCACTATCATATGGAGAAATTGGACTTTCTGTTAATGAATTCAATGCTCCACGATGGAAAAAG ATATTGTCAGGAAACACTACAATTGGGCATGCAACCCTTCAAAGCCGAGGACTAAACTTTAATGGATATCTCTTTTGGATATCAGTTGGTGCCTTATTGGGATTTACCTTACTGTTCAACATCGGTTTCACTTTGGCCTTAAGTTTCTTGAAGC CTCCAGGATCATCACGTGCTATTATTTCACGTGAGAAATACTTGCACAGCTGTGAAACTGAAGATTCTCATGCCTGCATAAAGCATGAAGAGCCAAAGAAAGTTTCAACTGGACCTGTGCAATCAAAAAAAGGTCGAGTCCTTAAGTCTCCCTTCCGCAATTATAGTCACACAATAATTAGGTTCAATGTTcctttaattattattaaaattggcTTTTTTACTGCACAAACAGGCAGGATGGTTTTACCTTTCACACCATTGACGCTCGTATTTAAAGATGTGAACTACTACATAGACACCCCTGCG GAAATGAGAGAACGAGGATTCGCACAGAAAAGACTGCAACTTCTGTCTGATATCACAGGTGCATTCAGACCTGGTGTTCTTACTGCATTGATGGGTGTGAGCGGAGCTGGAAAAACCACTCTTATGGATGCCCTTTGCGGGAGAAAAACTACCGGGTATATTGAAGGAGAAATAAAAGTTGGTGGTTATCCCAAAATACAAGAAACATTTGCAAGAATCTTTGGTTATTGTGAGCAAATGGACATACATTCCCCACAAATCACTGTGAAAGAGTCTGTCATATTTTCTGCTTGGCTTCGTTTAGATCCTCAGATTGACTCCAAACATAAAACA GAATTTGTCAATGAAGTCCTGGAGACAATCGAGCTTGAtgaaataaaagatttgttagTGGGCGTACCTGGTGTTAGTGGTCTATCCACAGAGCAACGGAAAAGACTCACGATCGCTGTAGAACTTGTTGCAAATCCTTCCATAATCTTTATGGATGAGCCTACAACAGGACTTGATGCTAGAGCCGCAGCGATTGTCATGCGAGCAGTGAAGAATGTAGCTGATACTGGAAGAACCATAGTTTGCACCATCCACCAACCCAGCATTGACATATTTGAGTCTTTTGATGAG TTGGTTTTATTAAAAACTGGTGGACAACTGATTTACTCAGGGCCCTTGGGACATAACTCGACCAAGATTATAGAATACTTTGAG GGTATTCCAGGGGTGCCAAAGATTAAGAGCAACTACAATCCGGCTACATGGATGCTAGAGGTGACTTCTACCTCAGCTGAAGCTGAACTTGGCATTGATTTTGCTCTAATGTACCGAGACTCAGCAATATTTCA GACCATCAAAGAGCTTGTAAAGCAGTTGAGCAATCCACCTATTGGTACTATTGACTTGCACTTCTCCTCCCGATTCTCACAGAACTGGTGGGGACAATTTAAATCATGTCTCTGGAAGCAGTACTTGTCCTATTGGAGAAGTCCTGCTTACAACTTGAGGCGTACCTTCTCCACATTTGCGGcatcctttttctttggggTACTGTTCTGGAATCAAGGGAAGGAACT AAACAACGAGCAGAACGTATTCAACATATTTGGTTCGATGTATGCAGCAGTGATCTTCTTGGGCATAAGCAACTGCACGTCGGTACAACCATATGTTGCTATGGAACGGACCGTCCTGTATCGTGAGAGATTTGCAGGCATGTACTCTTCATGGGCCTTTTCACTAGCACAG GTTGTAGTTGAGATACCGTATAACGTGGTTCAggtaatttcatttgttttcatcACCTATCCAATGATTGGTTATTTCGGGTCAGCAGACAAGATTTTCTGGTACTCCTATGTCATGTTCTGCTCCTTGCTGTCATTCAATTACCTGGGAATGCTGCTCGTGTCCTTGACACCAAATCTCATGGTGGCAGCAACACTACAATCTGCCTTCTCCACAAATTTTAGTCTTTTTGCTGGATTTTTAATCCCAAAACCG aaaattccaaaatggtGGATCTGGGTGTACTATGTGTGTCCAACATCATGGGCACTCAATGGTATGCTAACTTCCCAGTATGGAGATATTTATAAGGAAATAACAGCATTTGGAGAAACCAAAACTGTGGCGGCCTTCTTGAAGGATTATTTCGGATTTCACCATGATGAATTGTATGTCGTGGCCATCGTCCTTGccgcctttccttttgttctagcAACTCTTTTTGCATGCTGTGTAGGGCACTTCAATTTCCAGAGAAGGTGA
- the LOC104431284 gene encoding pleiotropic drug resistance protein 3 isoform X2 gives MAELVGMESDGIESSRKELSELGRSFRSSFQLHASSLRSTSSVSASKDDINDEYDLQWAVIERLPTVERLRSSLFDKENNGRAFDDKGKKVVDVTKLGALEHHFLVEKLIKHITDDNLNLLRKIRNRTEKVGVVLPTIEVRYLNLCIQADCEIVQGKPLPTLWNSLKSMLRGIPAMPGSELHKAKISIIKDVSGIIKPGRMTLLLGPPGCGKTSFLKALSGIQSKSLEVTGTISYNGHKLDEFIPQKTSAYIGQNDLHIPEMTVRETLDFSARCQGVGSREDIMMEISRREKEAGIVPDPDIDTYMKAIALKGLKRTLQTDYILKILGLDICADTLVGDPMRRGISGGQKKRLTTAEMIVSPNKALFMDEITNGLDSSTAFQIVSCLQQLAHLTDATILVSLLQPAPETFNLFDDLILMAEGKIVYQGPRDQALKFFEDCGFRCPERKGVADFLQEVTSRKDQAQYWQHPELPYGYISVDMFWNKFKESNCGMKLDQELSDAFDRSKSHKNALSFNVYSLSRWELLGACMTRELLLMRRNSFIYVFKLVQLIFIASITMTVFLRSQMVIDVFHANYYMGSLFYALVILLMDGIPELVMTVLRLAAFYKQKELYFYPAWAYAIPASILKLPLSLLESVVWTSLTYYVIGYTPEIGRFFRQLILLFSVHSCSISMFRFLASIFQTVIDSTTAGSFAILMSLLFGGFIIPKSSMPVWLKWGFWVSPLSYGEIGLSVNEFNAPRWKKILSGNTTIGHATLQSRGLNFNGYLFWISVGALLGFTLLFNIGFTLALSFLKPPGSSRAIISREKYLHSCETEDSHACIKHEEPKKVSTGPVQSKKGRMVLPFTPLTLVFKDVNYYIDTPAEMRERGFAQKRLQLLSDITGAFRPGVLTALMGVSGAGKTTLMDALCGRKTTGYIEGEIKVGGYPKIQETFARIFGYCEQMDIHSPQITVKESVIFSAWLRLDPQIDSKHKTEFVNEVLETIELDEIKDLLVGVPGVSGLSTEQRKRLTIAVELVANPSIIFMDEPTTGLDARAAAIVMRAVKNVADTGRTIVCTIHQPSIDIFESFDELVLLKTGGQLIYSGPLGHNSTKIIEYFEGIPGVPKIKSNYNPATWMLEVTSTSAEAELGIDFALMYRDSAIFQTIKELVKQLSNPPIGTIDLHFSSRFSQNWWGQFKSCLWKQYLSYWRSPAYNLRRTFSTFAASFFFGVLFWNQGKELNNEQNVFNIFGSMYAAVIFLGISNCTSVQPYVAMERTVLYRERFAGMYSSWAFSLAQVVVEIPYNVVQVISFVFITYPMIGYFGSADKIFWYSYVMFCSLLSFNYLGMLLVSLTPNLMVAATLQSAFSTNFSLFAGFLIPKPKIPKWWIWVYYVCPTSWALNGMLTSQYGDIYKEITAFGETKTVAAFLKDYFGFHHDELYVVAIVLAAFPFVLATLFACCVGHFNFQRR, from the exons ATGGCTGAGCTAGTTGGGATGGAATCCGATGGAATAGAGTCAAGTAGAAAGGAGTTATCAGAGCTAGGAAGAAGTTTTAGATCATCATTTCAACTTCATGCTTCGAGTCTTCGAAGCACTTCATCTGTGAGCGCATCGAAAGATGATattaatgatgaatatgatctacAATGGGCTGTTATTGAGAGGTTGCCAACTGTTGAGCGGTTGAGGTCCTCACTGTTTGATAAGGAAAACAATGGAAGGGCGTTTGATGATAAAGGAAAGAAGGTGGTTGACGTTACCAAGCTTGGTGCACTAGAACATCATTTTTTGGTGGAGAAGCTCATCAAGCATATCACGGATGACAACCTTAATTTGTTGCGCAAGATCAGAAACAGAACAGAAAA GGTTGGTGTTGTATTGCCCACCATAGAAGTCAGATATCTGAATTTATGTATTCAAGCAGATTGTGAGATAGTTCAAGGAAAGCCCCTGCCCACTCTCTGGAATTCTCTGAAAAGCATGCTCCGT GGTATTCCTGCAATGCCAGGATCAGAGTTACATAAGGCCAAAATAAGCATCATCAAGGATGTCAGTGGAATTATAAAGCCTGGAAG AATGACTCTATTGCTTGGACCTCCTGGATGTGGGAAAACTTCCTTTCTAAAGGCTCTTTCAGGGATTCAAAGCAAATCACTCGAG GTCACCGGAACAATTTCATATAATGGCCACAAGCTTGATGAGTTCATCCCCCAGAAAACATCTGCTTACATTGGCCAAAATGATCTGCATATTCCAGAAATGACTGTGAGGGAAACACTGGACTTCTCTGCCCGTTGTCAAGGTGTTGGAAGCAGAGAAG ATATCATGATGGAGATCAGCAGAAGGGAGAAGGAGGCAGGAATCGTTCCAGATCCTGATATAGATACTTACATGAAG GCAATTGCGCTCAAAGGACTTAAAAGAACCCTCCAGACAGACTACATTTTGAAA ATCCTAGGGCTGGATATCTGCGCAGACACATTGGTTGGAGATCCCATGAGAAGAGGCATATCAGGTGGTCAAAAGAAGAGATTGACTACAG CGGAGATGATTGTCAGCCCAAATAAAGCTCTGTTCATGGACGAAATAACAAATGGATTGGACAGTTCGACGGCCTTTCAGATTGTTTCTTGTCTTCAGCAACTAGCACATTTAACTGATGCCACTATACTGGTTTCACTTCTTCAGCCTGCGCCAGAAACATTTAATCTTTTTGATGACCTTATTCTGATGGCtgaagggaaaattgtctaCCAAGGCCCCCGTGACCAAGCTTTGAAGTTTTTTGAGGATTGTGGATTCAGGTGTCCCGAAAGAAAAGGGGTTGCTGATTTCCTCCAAGAG GTTACATCTAGAAAAGACCAAGCACAGTATTGGCAGCATCCTGAGCTACCGTACGGTTATATATCAGTAGATATGTTCTGGAACAAGTTCAAGGAATCTAACTGTGGGATGAAGCTAGATCAGGAGCTTTCAGACGCATTTGATAGGTCCAAAAGCCACAAAAACGCTCTTTCTTTTAACGTATACTCTCTCTCCCGATGGGAACTTCTTGGAGCATGTATGACAAGGGAACTTCTTCTCATGAGGAGAAATTCGTTTATCTATGTTTTCAAATTAGTACAG CTTATTTTCATTGCATCTATCACGATGACTGTATTCTTGCGGTCTCAGATGGTAATAGATGTTTTTCATGCCAACTACTACATGGGCTCTCTGTTTTACGCGCTAGTCATACTCCTCATGGATGGAATACCGGAATTGGTAATGACCGTTTTGAGGCTTGCAGCCTTCtataaacaaaaggagctgtACTTTTACCCTGCTTGGGCTTATGCAATTCCAGCATCTATACTGAAACTTCCTCTTTCACTGCTGGAATCTGTGGTTTGGACATCTCTTACATATTATGTGATTGGATACACTCCTGAGATAGGCAG GTTCTTCCGCCAACTAATACTGTTGTTCTCTGTGCACTCCTGCTCAATATCCATGTTCCGTTTTCTAGCCTCAATCTTTCAAACCGTGATTGATTCCACCACAGCTGGTAGTTTTGCAATTCTGATGTCGTTACTATTTGGCGGTTTCATCATCCCAAAAT CCTCTATGCCTGTTTGGTTGAAGTGGGGTTTCTGGGTCTCTCCACTATCATATGGAGAAATTGGACTTTCTGTTAATGAATTCAATGCTCCACGATGGAAAAAG ATATTGTCAGGAAACACTACAATTGGGCATGCAACCCTTCAAAGCCGAGGACTAAACTTTAATGGATATCTCTTTTGGATATCAGTTGGTGCCTTATTGGGATTTACCTTACTGTTCAACATCGGTTTCACTTTGGCCTTAAGTTTCTTGAAGC CTCCAGGATCATCACGTGCTATTATTTCACGTGAGAAATACTTGCACAGCTGTGAAACTGAAGATTCTCATGCCTGCATAAAGCATGAAGAGCCAAAGAAAGTTTCAACTGGACCTGTGCAATCAAAAAAAG GCAGGATGGTTTTACCTTTCACACCATTGACGCTCGTATTTAAAGATGTGAACTACTACATAGACACCCCTGCG GAAATGAGAGAACGAGGATTCGCACAGAAAAGACTGCAACTTCTGTCTGATATCACAGGTGCATTCAGACCTGGTGTTCTTACTGCATTGATGGGTGTGAGCGGAGCTGGAAAAACCACTCTTATGGATGCCCTTTGCGGGAGAAAAACTACCGGGTATATTGAAGGAGAAATAAAAGTTGGTGGTTATCCCAAAATACAAGAAACATTTGCAAGAATCTTTGGTTATTGTGAGCAAATGGACATACATTCCCCACAAATCACTGTGAAAGAGTCTGTCATATTTTCTGCTTGGCTTCGTTTAGATCCTCAGATTGACTCCAAACATAAAACA GAATTTGTCAATGAAGTCCTGGAGACAATCGAGCTTGAtgaaataaaagatttgttagTGGGCGTACCTGGTGTTAGTGGTCTATCCACAGAGCAACGGAAAAGACTCACGATCGCTGTAGAACTTGTTGCAAATCCTTCCATAATCTTTATGGATGAGCCTACAACAGGACTTGATGCTAGAGCCGCAGCGATTGTCATGCGAGCAGTGAAGAATGTAGCTGATACTGGAAGAACCATAGTTTGCACCATCCACCAACCCAGCATTGACATATTTGAGTCTTTTGATGAG TTGGTTTTATTAAAAACTGGTGGACAACTGATTTACTCAGGGCCCTTGGGACATAACTCGACCAAGATTATAGAATACTTTGAG GGTATTCCAGGGGTGCCAAAGATTAAGAGCAACTACAATCCGGCTACATGGATGCTAGAGGTGACTTCTACCTCAGCTGAAGCTGAACTTGGCATTGATTTTGCTCTAATGTACCGAGACTCAGCAATATTTCA GACCATCAAAGAGCTTGTAAAGCAGTTGAGCAATCCACCTATTGGTACTATTGACTTGCACTTCTCCTCCCGATTCTCACAGAACTGGTGGGGACAATTTAAATCATGTCTCTGGAAGCAGTACTTGTCCTATTGGAGAAGTCCTGCTTACAACTTGAGGCGTACCTTCTCCACATTTGCGGcatcctttttctttggggTACTGTTCTGGAATCAAGGGAAGGAACT AAACAACGAGCAGAACGTATTCAACATATTTGGTTCGATGTATGCAGCAGTGATCTTCTTGGGCATAAGCAACTGCACGTCGGTACAACCATATGTTGCTATGGAACGGACCGTCCTGTATCGTGAGAGATTTGCAGGCATGTACTCTTCATGGGCCTTTTCACTAGCACAG GTTGTAGTTGAGATACCGTATAACGTGGTTCAggtaatttcatttgttttcatcACCTATCCAATGATTGGTTATTTCGGGTCAGCAGACAAGATTTTCTGGTACTCCTATGTCATGTTCTGCTCCTTGCTGTCATTCAATTACCTGGGAATGCTGCTCGTGTCCTTGACACCAAATCTCATGGTGGCAGCAACACTACAATCTGCCTTCTCCACAAATTTTAGTCTTTTTGCTGGATTTTTAATCCCAAAACCG aaaattccaaaatggtGGATCTGGGTGTACTATGTGTGTCCAACATCATGGGCACTCAATGGTATGCTAACTTCCCAGTATGGAGATATTTATAAGGAAATAACAGCATTTGGAGAAACCAAAACTGTGGCGGCCTTCTTGAAGGATTATTTCGGATTTCACCATGATGAATTGTATGTCGTGGCCATCGTCCTTGccgcctttccttttgttctagcAACTCTTTTTGCATGCTGTGTAGGGCACTTCAATTTCCAGAGAAGGTGA